The following are from one region of the candidate division KSB1 bacterium genome:
- a CDS encoding ImmA/IrrE family metallo-endopeptidase gives MEKGFKSKAEKTSINYRKLLGLKAVDPLLADDLAECLKIKIINPMHLHGITSEVLNPLVMKKGKSEWSAVTIKSKSSYIIIFNPSHSDFRYESDIMHELAHVICDHNPCKLE, from the coding sequence TTGGAAAAAGGATTTAAATCTAAAGCTGAAAAAACTTCAATAAATTATAGAAAGCTGTTAGGTTTAAAAGCTGTAGATCCATTGCTTGCGGATGATCTTGCAGAATGTTTAAAAATAAAGATCATTAATCCAATGCACTTACATGGTATAACAAGTGAGGTTCTGAATCCTCTCGTTATGAAAAAGGGGAAATCTGAATGGTCAGCAGTCACTATAAAGTCTAAAAGTAGCTATATAATTATTTTTAACCCATCTCATTCAGATTTTAGATATGAAAGTGATATTATGCACGAACTTGCCCATGTTATTTGTGACCACAATCCATGCAAATTAGAA
- a CDS encoding helix-turn-helix transcriptional regulator, which produces MPSEVNTLLLATKLKNKRGRRGLREVAKEIGGVSASTLSRIEQGKLPDLEIFFKICNWLKINPEMFMSNSKKSNFTKDKETTQDKIEVHLRADKTLSKDTAEALIKMIDLAYNAEININNQDQD; this is translated from the coding sequence ATGCCATCTGAAGTAAATACTTTATTATTAGCCACAAAATTAAAAAATAAAAGGGGACGTAGAGGATTACGAGAAGTTGCTAAAGAAATCGGTGGAGTAAGCGCTTCAACGTTATCAAGAATTGAACAAGGAAAATTGCCAGACCTCGAGATATTCTTTAAAATCTGTAATTGGTTAAAAATTAATCCTGAAATGTTTATGAGCAATTCTAAAAAATCTAATTTCACTAAAGATAAGGAAACAACTCAGGATAAAATAGAGGTCCACTTGAGAGCCGACAAAACTCTTTCGAAAGATACAGCGGAGGCATTAATAAAAATGATCGATTTAGCCTATAATGCCGAAATAAACATAAATAATCAAGATCAGGATTAA
- a CDS encoding HNH endonuclease, which yields MSLESKKDKVWDKGNKVRGKSPDVYRRDSEGNEIYFSSYGKQSEKGWEIDHSKPKSKGGTDHLNNLQPLQWEANREKSNKRK from the coding sequence ATGAGCCTCGAAAGTAAAAAAGACAAAGTCTGGGATAAGGGTAATAAAGTTAGAGGAAAAAGTCCTGATGTTTACAGACGAGATTCTGAAGGAAATGAGATATATTTTTCTTCTTATGGGAAACAATCTGAAAAGGGTTGGGAAATCGATCATTCTAAGCCAAAATCAAAAGGTGGAACTGATCATTTGAACAATTTACAACCTTTACAATGGGAAGCAAATAGAGAAAAATCGAATAAGAGAAAATAA
- a CDS encoding sodium/proline symporter, translating to MLQYSIILALYFMGMLALGVWFNRKVKSKKDYFIAKGKLGPATVGFSFSATQMSGSSYMGAVGTEKIMGYNFVPGGIASAAAPWFSYILLGTRLRKIASKIKSVTLADIFEVRYYSKFAGMTCVIIMLIAFVPLIAAQLKAAGNVFEVLLGIPYLVGLFVFGGIVILYTVLGGMYAVAWTDLIQGIIMIAGFAILAPVAVYAAGGFAEMHQQYAQLNPQAISFTGKMSAGWVVSAFIVWGFFQIGGSPASVTRFLIPEDDKTLKRAMVYSILFQSFIYLSATLIAIAAGVLLPDLAQPDLTIPTMVTQLLPPLIGGIIIAAVLGAMMSTIDSILLLAGSLVVENIYGTFRKELDPKKGLKIARYVTLVIGVLALLVAIKPPAAILWIVTMAFSLMASAFTFPFLLGLWWPGATKEGGITAMIGGAISCVIWYVAGYMKYQSFSNWIGGIWPAIFGATVSLVLILVVSRFTSPTPKDVKELFFE from the coding sequence ATGCTGCAATATAGCATAATATTGGCGCTGTATTTCATGGGGATGTTAGCGCTTGGTGTGTGGTTCAATAGAAAAGTGAAATCAAAAAAAGATTATTTCATTGCCAAAGGAAAACTCGGTCCCGCTACGGTTGGTTTTTCGTTTTCAGCAACTCAAATGAGCGGCAGCAGTTATATGGGTGCGGTTGGTACAGAAAAAATCATGGGTTACAATTTTGTCCCTGGCGGGATAGCCTCCGCCGCAGCGCCCTGGTTCTCCTATATCTTGCTTGGCACCCGGTTAAGAAAAATAGCGAGCAAAATAAAGAGTGTAACCCTTGCTGATATTTTTGAAGTGCGCTACTACAGCAAATTCGCTGGTATGACTTGTGTCATCATAATGCTGATCGCATTCGTGCCCCTGATCGCAGCTCAATTAAAAGCCGCCGGCAATGTCTTTGAAGTGTTGCTTGGCATACCCTATCTCGTTGGATTGTTTGTCTTTGGCGGCATCGTCATTCTGTATACAGTTTTGGGTGGGATGTACGCTGTGGCCTGGACTGATTTAATCCAGGGGATAATTATGATAGCCGGTTTTGCCATTTTAGCCCCGGTGGCAGTTTATGCTGCCGGAGGATTTGCCGAAATGCACCAGCAATATGCGCAACTCAACCCGCAAGCGATCTCCTTTACCGGAAAAATGTCAGCCGGCTGGGTAGTCTCGGCATTTATAGTTTGGGGATTTTTCCAGATCGGCGGCTCCCCGGCATCGGTAACCAGGTTCCTGATCCCTGAAGATGATAAAACGCTAAAGCGCGCAATGGTTTATTCGATCTTGTTTCAAAGTTTTATTTATTTGTCAGCTACTTTGATTGCCATTGCCGCCGGCGTTTTATTGCCTGATCTGGCACAACCGGATCTGACCATTCCCACCATGGTAACCCAGCTTTTACCGCCGTTGATAGGTGGAATTATCATAGCGGCTGTTTTAGGTGCGATGATGTCAACCATCGATTCAATACTACTCTTAGCCGGTTCTTTGGTGGTTGAGAATATCTATGGTACGTTTCGGAAAGAATTAGATCCTAAAAAGGGACTAAAAATCGCTCGCTATGTGACCCTGGTTATTGGCGTGCTGGCTCTGCTGGTTGCCATTAAACCACCTGCCGCCATCTTATGGATTGTAACCATGGCATTCAGCTTAATGGCATCCGCCTTTACTTTCCCTTTTCTATTAGGACTCTGGTGGCCCGGCGCCACCAAAGAAGGAGGCATTACAGCCATGATTGGCGGCGCGATAAGCTGCGTCATTTGGTATGTAGCCGGTTACATGAAATATCAATCCTTTTCCAACTGGATTGGCGGCATATGGCCGGCGATCTTTGGCGCCACGGTTTCATTGGTTTTGATACTCGTTGTGAGCAGATTCACCTCACCAACGCCCAAAGATGTGAAGGAATTGTTTTTTGAGTGA